One stretch of Cololabis saira isolate AMF1-May2022 chromosome 15, fColSai1.1, whole genome shotgun sequence DNA includes these proteins:
- the LOC133460997 gene encoding zymogen granule membrane protein 16-like → MLFVAFLALLAVCAASEVGPQYSFSPPLGSGSGSPYTVTGEGRITAIRVWENYNSYIRGIQFRYGFVWSPVGGYTYGTAKEIELYEGEAIVQVSGKYRHYLESVVFTTNQGRSLYAGQPYGHSFNMYPEHRDAELVFISGRVRGAITSIGTHWAVVNPSFNSTARH, encoded by the exons atgcttttcgttgcGTTTCTTGCACTCCTGGCAGTTTGTGCTGCATCTGAGG TCGGGCCTCAATACTCATTCTCCCCACCGCTGGGGTCAGGAAGTGGCAGCCCATACACCGTCACTGGAGAGGGAAGGATCACTGCCATAAGAGTATGGGAAAACTACAATAGCTACATCCGagg CATCCAGTTCCGATACGGCTTCGTCTGGTCTCCCGTTGGTGGTTACACTTATGGAACTGCCAAAGAAATAGAGTTGTATGAAGGTGAAGCCATCGTGCAGGTGTCTGGGAAGTACCGTCACTATCTGGAGTCTGTGGTCTTCACTACCAACCAGGGCCGCTCCCTGTACGCGGGCCAGCCTTATGGTCACTCCTTCAACATGTACCCTGAACACAGAGACGCAGAACTGGTCTTCATCAGCGGTCGGGTGCGTGGAGCCATCACCTCCATTGGGACTCACTGGGCTGTTGTTAATCCATCCTTCAACAGCACAGCTAGACACTAA